The following are encoded together in the Cheilinus undulatus linkage group 3, ASM1832078v1, whole genome shotgun sequence genome:
- the mbd1b gene encoding methyl-CpG-binding domain protein 1b isoform X2, whose product MNEKPAKSPVSDPKNAKMSDEENFSEAAPLSDVGESPEKKSEAENSTQAEPATRASKLKKKPNSDTVEENTREKKDGGKAAGEPPVDWFEPLEEDDDASDGGNDPEEESLAGESERSEGVTGAEKPVRRYYQLHTPRRKRTHPDEGWVEWSILGEGWKRKEVVRRSGSSIGQKDVYYIGPRGDRVRSRVELVTVLAGTIDLTNFDYKTGKFYGEGEAPPVRVRHRAKRKFRERSSSESSMMDRGEGADTPDSHHRLTPSVAQKNLHSTSNQSVSSQSKTVTTPEKVTKKENPRESSRESSRENLRENLRENPRENPRENPRENPRENPRAEEKIRLPPPSLSSKPLLLPSINGAVGTEDSTLVCSRCGISFTGTWYDKQRKRPCCPACWSSKTKEHPLIRFRKWIPCGQCVGCHNTVNCGQCANCKHGLQSPDSRKRLCRKRRCICPIRKAPGSGGASYTPPKSYSEPPEPAFDDSVSLQSEVTDSQSLKSSDTENFSVNVDVDEDDMSTDDDDDWHKKRKRRSCGECKACLCRKDCGTCDFCIDKPKFGGSNKKRQKCRLRQCQRQAMRHLLPSQMGQGEFGPDGSTLPGRPRPHYTYSRKPGYKKNKGLQFNYEMSDEDEDSSYQSMSWSSEPASGSRPSYDMNLKTNSSMQLNFSDMGQRNGLSDKVTHISNHSNSRLVSVNTWGTERPSAGRQGPKHVEEEYDDDDDDDDDDDEEDLPMITQIFSLAENTVETSGNVDNQLMKLLNSLRSSALPILWHAIMVEGPQLQLIQCSKQSSMADTIVLIDPDFCYQVTVQKQPLLPTHPLYDSFPAHLSSVTEVVNLLLGLEQYVVCRGLPYQEPLSNKDILIVERASTCDFLVRKNMSICANCKALQGL is encoded by the exons ATGAATGAGAAACCGGCCAAGAGCCCTGTCTCTGACccaaaaaatgcaaagatgAGTGATGAAGAAAACTTCTCTGAGGCAGCACCACTCTCAGATGTTGGAGAAAGCCCGGAGAAAAAGAGTGAAGCAGAAAACTCCACTCAGGCAGAACCAGCCACACGTGCATCCAAATTGAAGAAAAAGCCCAACTCAGACACCGTAGAGGAAAACACGAGAGAGAAGAAGGATGGGGGTAAGGCTGCTGGTGAGCCTCCTGTTGACTGGTTTGAACCACTTGAGGAGGATGATGATGCCAGCGATGGAGGGAATGATCCAGAGGAAGAGAGCCTGGCAGGAGAAAGTGAAAGAAGTGAGGGTGTGACAGGTGCAGAGAAGCCCGTCCGAAGATATTATCA ACTGCACACACCCCGCCGTAAGCGAACACATCCAGACGAAGGATGGGTTGAGTGGTCGATACTTGGAGAAGGTTGGAAACGAAAAGAAGTGGTACGGCGCTCAGGTAGTAGCATTGGACAGAAGGATGTGTATTACATAGG TCCACGAGGAGATCGAGTAAGAAGCAGAGTAGAACTTGTGACCGTTTTGGCTGGTACTATTGACCTAACTAACTTTGACTACAAGACAGGGAAGTTTTATGGTGAAGGTGAAGCACCACCTGTAAGAGTTCGTCATAGAGCAAAG AGAAAGTTCCGGGAGCGCTCCTCTTCAGAGTCCAGCATGATGGATAGAGGGGAGGGGGCCGACACCCCAGACTCCCACCACAGGCTCACCCCAAGTGTGGCGCAGAAGAATCTTCACTCTACATCAAATCAGAGTGTCTCTTCCCAGAGCAAGACAGTAACTACTCCAGAAAAAGTCACGAAAAAAGAGAATCCACGAGAGAGTTCACGAGAAAGTTCACGAGAGAATTTACGAGAGAATTTACGAGAGAATCCACGAGAGAATCCACGAGAGAATCCACGAGAGAATCCACGAGAGAATCCACGAGCTGAGGAAAAAATTAGACTCCCTCCCCCCTCATTGTCATCCAAACCACTGCTGCTCCCATCTATAAACGGAGCAGTTGGGACTGAAGACAGTACACT GGTCTGTTCCAGATGTGGTATTTCCTTCACTGGCACGTGGTACGACAAACAAAGGAAGAGGCCCTGCTGTCCTGCCTGTTGGT catcAAAGACAAAAGAGCATCCATTGATCCGTTTTAGAAAG TGGATTCCTTGTGGACAGTGTGTTGGATGCCATAACACAGTAAATTGTGGGCAGTGTGCCAACTGCAAGCATGGactacagagtccagactcTCGTAAACGCTTGTGCCGGAAACGGAGATGTATCTGTCCCATTCGCAAG GCCCCTGGAAGTGGAGGTGCAAGCTATACGCCACCGAAGTCTTACAGCGAGCCTCCTGAACCTGCCTTTGATGACAGCGTGAGTTTGCAG aGTGAAGTCACTGACTCGCAG AGTCTCAAAAGCAGTGACACTGAGAACTTTTCTGTCAATGTGGACGTCGATGAAGATGACATGTCAACTGATGACGACGATGat tgGCATAAGAAACGTAAGCGGCGATCCTGTGGAGAGTGCAAAGCCTGCCTCTGCAGGAAAGACTGTGGTACGTGTGATTTCTGCATTGATAAACCCAAGTTTGGGGGCAGCAACaagaagaggcagaaatgtCGACTTCGTCAGTGTCAGAGGCAGGCAATG agacACTTGCTGCCCTCCCAGATGGGGCAGGGTGAATTTGGCCCTGATGGATCAACGCTGCCTGGCAGACCTAGACCTCATTACACGTACAGCCGAAAGCCAGGgtacaagaaaaacaaaggacTGCAGTTTAACTATGAGATGTCTGATGAAGATGAGGACAGCAGCTACCAATCC ATGAGCTGGAGCTCTGAGCCTGCTAGTGGTAGCAGACCATCTTATGACATGAATCTGAAAACCAATTCATCTATGCAG CTGAACTTTTCAGATATGGGACAAAGGAATGGACTGTCCGACAAGGTCACCCACATCAGCAACCACAGCAACTCTAGACTT GTCTCAGTAAATACATGGGGGACAGAGAGACCCTCTGCTGGCAGACAAGGTCCAAAACATGTTGAAGAAgaatatgatgatgatgacgatgatgatgatgacgacgaTGAGGAGGACTTGCCCATG ATCACACAGATCTTCAGCTTGGCTGAAAACACTGTCGAGACGAGTGGAAACGTAGACAACCAGCTAATGAAACTATTGAACTCACTGCGTAGCTCTGCACTGCCCATCCTGTGGCATGCCATAATGGTGGAGGGCccacagctgcagctcatcCAGTGCTCTAAACAGTCGAGCATGGCTGACACCATCGTTCTGATTGACCCTGACTTCTGTTATCAGGTAACTGTCCAAAAGCAGCCGTTGCTCCCCACCCACCCTCTCTACGACAGCTTCCCAGCACACTTGTCCTCGGTGACTGAAGTTGTCAATTTGCTCCTGGGTCTAGAGCAGTACGTCGTGTGTCGAGGACTGCCCTACCAAGAACCATTATCCAATAAGGACATACTCATAGTGGAGAGGGCGTCGACCTGTGACTTCTTAGTGAGAAAGAACATGAGCATCTGTGCTAACTGCAAAGCGCTACAAGGACTTTAA
- the mbd1b gene encoding methyl-CpG-binding domain protein 1b isoform X1 has product MNEKPAKSPVSDPKNAKMSDEENFSEAAPLSDVGESPEKKSEAENSTQAEPATRASKLKKKPNSDTVEENTREKKDGGKAAGEPPVDWFEPLEEDDDASDGGNDPEEESLAGESERSEGVTGAEKPVRRYYQLHTPRRKRTHPDEGWVEWSILGEGWKRKEVVRRSGSSIGQKDVYYIGPRGDRVRSRVELVTVLAGTIDLTNFDYKTGKFYGEGEAPPVRVRHRAKRKFRERSSSESSMMDRGEGADTPDSHHRLTPSVAQKNLHSTSNQSVSSQSKTVTTPEKVTKKENPRESSRESSRENLRENLRENPRENPRENPRENPRENPRAEEKIRLPPPSLSSKPLLLPSINGAVGTEDSTLVCSRCGISFTGTWYDKQRKRPCCPACWSSKTKEHPLIRFRKWIPCGQCVGCHNTVNCGQCANCKHGLQSPDSRKRLCRKRRCICPIRKAPGSGGASYTPPKSYSEPPEPAFDDSVSLQSEVTDSQQQSLKSSDTENFSVNVDVDEDDMSTDDDDDWHKKRKRRSCGECKACLCRKDCGTCDFCIDKPKFGGSNKKRQKCRLRQCQRQAMRHLLPSQMGQGEFGPDGSTLPGRPRPHYTYSRKPGYKKNKGLQFNYEMSDEDEDSSYQSMSWSSEPASGSRPSYDMNLKTNSSMQLNFSDMGQRNGLSDKVTHISNHSNSRLVSVNTWGTERPSAGRQGPKHVEEEYDDDDDDDDDDDEEDLPMITQIFSLAENTVETSGNVDNQLMKLLNSLRSSALPILWHAIMVEGPQLQLIQCSKQSSMADTIVLIDPDFCYQVTVQKQPLLPTHPLYDSFPAHLSSVTEVVNLLLGLEQYVVCRGLPYQEPLSNKDILIVERASTCDFLVRKNMSICANCKALQGL; this is encoded by the exons ATGAATGAGAAACCGGCCAAGAGCCCTGTCTCTGACccaaaaaatgcaaagatgAGTGATGAAGAAAACTTCTCTGAGGCAGCACCACTCTCAGATGTTGGAGAAAGCCCGGAGAAAAAGAGTGAAGCAGAAAACTCCACTCAGGCAGAACCAGCCACACGTGCATCCAAATTGAAGAAAAAGCCCAACTCAGACACCGTAGAGGAAAACACGAGAGAGAAGAAGGATGGGGGTAAGGCTGCTGGTGAGCCTCCTGTTGACTGGTTTGAACCACTTGAGGAGGATGATGATGCCAGCGATGGAGGGAATGATCCAGAGGAAGAGAGCCTGGCAGGAGAAAGTGAAAGAAGTGAGGGTGTGACAGGTGCAGAGAAGCCCGTCCGAAGATATTATCA ACTGCACACACCCCGCCGTAAGCGAACACATCCAGACGAAGGATGGGTTGAGTGGTCGATACTTGGAGAAGGTTGGAAACGAAAAGAAGTGGTACGGCGCTCAGGTAGTAGCATTGGACAGAAGGATGTGTATTACATAGG TCCACGAGGAGATCGAGTAAGAAGCAGAGTAGAACTTGTGACCGTTTTGGCTGGTACTATTGACCTAACTAACTTTGACTACAAGACAGGGAAGTTTTATGGTGAAGGTGAAGCACCACCTGTAAGAGTTCGTCATAGAGCAAAG AGAAAGTTCCGGGAGCGCTCCTCTTCAGAGTCCAGCATGATGGATAGAGGGGAGGGGGCCGACACCCCAGACTCCCACCACAGGCTCACCCCAAGTGTGGCGCAGAAGAATCTTCACTCTACATCAAATCAGAGTGTCTCTTCCCAGAGCAAGACAGTAACTACTCCAGAAAAAGTCACGAAAAAAGAGAATCCACGAGAGAGTTCACGAGAAAGTTCACGAGAGAATTTACGAGAGAATTTACGAGAGAATCCACGAGAGAATCCACGAGAGAATCCACGAGAGAATCCACGAGAGAATCCACGAGCTGAGGAAAAAATTAGACTCCCTCCCCCCTCATTGTCATCCAAACCACTGCTGCTCCCATCTATAAACGGAGCAGTTGGGACTGAAGACAGTACACT GGTCTGTTCCAGATGTGGTATTTCCTTCACTGGCACGTGGTACGACAAACAAAGGAAGAGGCCCTGCTGTCCTGCCTGTTGGT catcAAAGACAAAAGAGCATCCATTGATCCGTTTTAGAAAG TGGATTCCTTGTGGACAGTGTGTTGGATGCCATAACACAGTAAATTGTGGGCAGTGTGCCAACTGCAAGCATGGactacagagtccagactcTCGTAAACGCTTGTGCCGGAAACGGAGATGTATCTGTCCCATTCGCAAG GCCCCTGGAAGTGGAGGTGCAAGCTATACGCCACCGAAGTCTTACAGCGAGCCTCCTGAACCTGCCTTTGATGACAGCGTGAGTTTGCAG aGTGAAGTCACTGACTCGCAG CAACAGAGTCTCAAAAGCAGTGACACTGAGAACTTTTCTGTCAATGTGGACGTCGATGAAGATGACATGTCAACTGATGACGACGATGat tgGCATAAGAAACGTAAGCGGCGATCCTGTGGAGAGTGCAAAGCCTGCCTCTGCAGGAAAGACTGTGGTACGTGTGATTTCTGCATTGATAAACCCAAGTTTGGGGGCAGCAACaagaagaggcagaaatgtCGACTTCGTCAGTGTCAGAGGCAGGCAATG agacACTTGCTGCCCTCCCAGATGGGGCAGGGTGAATTTGGCCCTGATGGATCAACGCTGCCTGGCAGACCTAGACCTCATTACACGTACAGCCGAAAGCCAGGgtacaagaaaaacaaaggacTGCAGTTTAACTATGAGATGTCTGATGAAGATGAGGACAGCAGCTACCAATCC ATGAGCTGGAGCTCTGAGCCTGCTAGTGGTAGCAGACCATCTTATGACATGAATCTGAAAACCAATTCATCTATGCAG CTGAACTTTTCAGATATGGGACAAAGGAATGGACTGTCCGACAAGGTCACCCACATCAGCAACCACAGCAACTCTAGACTT GTCTCAGTAAATACATGGGGGACAGAGAGACCCTCTGCTGGCAGACAAGGTCCAAAACATGTTGAAGAAgaatatgatgatgatgacgatgatgatgatgacgacgaTGAGGAGGACTTGCCCATG ATCACACAGATCTTCAGCTTGGCTGAAAACACTGTCGAGACGAGTGGAAACGTAGACAACCAGCTAATGAAACTATTGAACTCACTGCGTAGCTCTGCACTGCCCATCCTGTGGCATGCCATAATGGTGGAGGGCccacagctgcagctcatcCAGTGCTCTAAACAGTCGAGCATGGCTGACACCATCGTTCTGATTGACCCTGACTTCTGTTATCAGGTAACTGTCCAAAAGCAGCCGTTGCTCCCCACCCACCCTCTCTACGACAGCTTCCCAGCACACTTGTCCTCGGTGACTGAAGTTGTCAATTTGCTCCTGGGTCTAGAGCAGTACGTCGTGTGTCGAGGACTGCCCTACCAAGAACCATTATCCAATAAGGACATACTCATAGTGGAGAGGGCGTCGACCTGTGACTTCTTAGTGAGAAAGAACATGAGCATCTGTGCTAACTGCAAAGCGCTACAAGGACTTTAA
- the mbd1b gene encoding methyl-CpG-binding domain protein 1b isoform X3, with translation MNEKPAKSPVSDPKNAKMSDEENFSEAAPLSDVGESPEKKSEAENSTQAEPATRASKLKKKPNSDTVEENTREKKDGGKAAGEPPVDWFEPLEEDDDASDGGNDPEEESLAGESERSEGVTGAEKPVRRYYQLHTPRRKRTHPDEGWVEWSILGEGWKRKEVVRRSGSSIGQKDVYYIGPRGDRVRSRVELVTVLAGTIDLTNFDYKTGKFYGEGEAPPVRVRHRAKRKFRERSSSESSMMDRGEGADTPDSHHRLTPSVAQKNLHSTSNQSVSSQSKTVTTPEKVTKKENPRESSRESSRENLRENLRENPRENPRENPRENPRENPRAEEKIRLPPPSLSSKPLLLPSINGAVGTEDSTLVCSRCGISFTGTWYDKQRKRPCCPACWSSKTKEHPLIRFRKWIPCGQCVGCHNTVNCGQCANCKHGLQSPDSRKRLCRKRRCICPIRKAPGSGGASYTPPKSYSEPPEPAFDDSVSLQSEVTDSQQQSLKSSDTENFSVNVDVDEDDMSTDDDDDWHKKRKRRSCGECKACLCRKDCGTCDFCIDKPKFGGSNKKRQKCRLRQCQRQAMMGQGEFGPDGSTLPGRPRPHYTYSRKPGYKKNKGLQFNYEMSDEDEDSSYQSMSWSSEPASGSRPSYDMNLKTNSSMQLNFSDMGQRNGLSDKVTHISNHSNSRLVSVNTWGTERPSAGRQGPKHVEEEYDDDDDDDDDDDEEDLPMITQIFSLAENTVETSGNVDNQLMKLLNSLRSSALPILWHAIMVEGPQLQLIQCSKQSSMADTIVLIDPDFCYQVTVQKQPLLPTHPLYDSFPAHLSSVTEVVNLLLGLEQYVVCRGLPYQEPLSNKDILIVERASTCDFLVRKNMSICANCKALQGL, from the exons ATGAATGAGAAACCGGCCAAGAGCCCTGTCTCTGACccaaaaaatgcaaagatgAGTGATGAAGAAAACTTCTCTGAGGCAGCACCACTCTCAGATGTTGGAGAAAGCCCGGAGAAAAAGAGTGAAGCAGAAAACTCCACTCAGGCAGAACCAGCCACACGTGCATCCAAATTGAAGAAAAAGCCCAACTCAGACACCGTAGAGGAAAACACGAGAGAGAAGAAGGATGGGGGTAAGGCTGCTGGTGAGCCTCCTGTTGACTGGTTTGAACCACTTGAGGAGGATGATGATGCCAGCGATGGAGGGAATGATCCAGAGGAAGAGAGCCTGGCAGGAGAAAGTGAAAGAAGTGAGGGTGTGACAGGTGCAGAGAAGCCCGTCCGAAGATATTATCA ACTGCACACACCCCGCCGTAAGCGAACACATCCAGACGAAGGATGGGTTGAGTGGTCGATACTTGGAGAAGGTTGGAAACGAAAAGAAGTGGTACGGCGCTCAGGTAGTAGCATTGGACAGAAGGATGTGTATTACATAGG TCCACGAGGAGATCGAGTAAGAAGCAGAGTAGAACTTGTGACCGTTTTGGCTGGTACTATTGACCTAACTAACTTTGACTACAAGACAGGGAAGTTTTATGGTGAAGGTGAAGCACCACCTGTAAGAGTTCGTCATAGAGCAAAG AGAAAGTTCCGGGAGCGCTCCTCTTCAGAGTCCAGCATGATGGATAGAGGGGAGGGGGCCGACACCCCAGACTCCCACCACAGGCTCACCCCAAGTGTGGCGCAGAAGAATCTTCACTCTACATCAAATCAGAGTGTCTCTTCCCAGAGCAAGACAGTAACTACTCCAGAAAAAGTCACGAAAAAAGAGAATCCACGAGAGAGTTCACGAGAAAGTTCACGAGAGAATTTACGAGAGAATTTACGAGAGAATCCACGAGAGAATCCACGAGAGAATCCACGAGAGAATCCACGAGAGAATCCACGAGCTGAGGAAAAAATTAGACTCCCTCCCCCCTCATTGTCATCCAAACCACTGCTGCTCCCATCTATAAACGGAGCAGTTGGGACTGAAGACAGTACACT GGTCTGTTCCAGATGTGGTATTTCCTTCACTGGCACGTGGTACGACAAACAAAGGAAGAGGCCCTGCTGTCCTGCCTGTTGGT catcAAAGACAAAAGAGCATCCATTGATCCGTTTTAGAAAG TGGATTCCTTGTGGACAGTGTGTTGGATGCCATAACACAGTAAATTGTGGGCAGTGTGCCAACTGCAAGCATGGactacagagtccagactcTCGTAAACGCTTGTGCCGGAAACGGAGATGTATCTGTCCCATTCGCAAG GCCCCTGGAAGTGGAGGTGCAAGCTATACGCCACCGAAGTCTTACAGCGAGCCTCCTGAACCTGCCTTTGATGACAGCGTGAGTTTGCAG aGTGAAGTCACTGACTCGCAG CAACAGAGTCTCAAAAGCAGTGACACTGAGAACTTTTCTGTCAATGTGGACGTCGATGAAGATGACATGTCAACTGATGACGACGATGat tgGCATAAGAAACGTAAGCGGCGATCCTGTGGAGAGTGCAAAGCCTGCCTCTGCAGGAAAGACTGTGGTACGTGTGATTTCTGCATTGATAAACCCAAGTTTGGGGGCAGCAACaagaagaggcagaaatgtCGACTTCGTCAGTGTCAGAGGCAGGCAATG ATGGGGCAGGGTGAATTTGGCCCTGATGGATCAACGCTGCCTGGCAGACCTAGACCTCATTACACGTACAGCCGAAAGCCAGGgtacaagaaaaacaaaggacTGCAGTTTAACTATGAGATGTCTGATGAAGATGAGGACAGCAGCTACCAATCC ATGAGCTGGAGCTCTGAGCCTGCTAGTGGTAGCAGACCATCTTATGACATGAATCTGAAAACCAATTCATCTATGCAG CTGAACTTTTCAGATATGGGACAAAGGAATGGACTGTCCGACAAGGTCACCCACATCAGCAACCACAGCAACTCTAGACTT GTCTCAGTAAATACATGGGGGACAGAGAGACCCTCTGCTGGCAGACAAGGTCCAAAACATGTTGAAGAAgaatatgatgatgatgacgatgatgatgatgacgacgaTGAGGAGGACTTGCCCATG ATCACACAGATCTTCAGCTTGGCTGAAAACACTGTCGAGACGAGTGGAAACGTAGACAACCAGCTAATGAAACTATTGAACTCACTGCGTAGCTCTGCACTGCCCATCCTGTGGCATGCCATAATGGTGGAGGGCccacagctgcagctcatcCAGTGCTCTAAACAGTCGAGCATGGCTGACACCATCGTTCTGATTGACCCTGACTTCTGTTATCAGGTAACTGTCCAAAAGCAGCCGTTGCTCCCCACCCACCCTCTCTACGACAGCTTCCCAGCACACTTGTCCTCGGTGACTGAAGTTGTCAATTTGCTCCTGGGTCTAGAGCAGTACGTCGTGTGTCGAGGACTGCCCTACCAAGAACCATTATCCAATAAGGACATACTCATAGTGGAGAGGGCGTCGACCTGTGACTTCTTAGTGAGAAAGAACATGAGCATCTGTGCTAACTGCAAAGCGCTACAAGGACTTTAA